A DNA window from Enoplosus armatus isolate fEnoArm2 chromosome 9, fEnoArm2.hap1, whole genome shotgun sequence contains the following coding sequences:
- the LOC139290428 gene encoding poliovirus receptor homolog isoform X1, translated as MARHDARNWHDCSKMIGLLCLVASILTQHGASGQRVKVEPEVSSYPGQTVNLRCAFTDATGIQLTMVTWIYEPKEGERINIAVFHPNFDPNYPDSPVKGRVSFKPSPPNLASPSIQISNVRMTDEGKYICEYATYPSGNEQGITYLVMLAKPQNSASIVTVEAGTKPVVVARCESLDGRPAAQISWVTTANGNATTVSKPGADNTVTVSSEYRMVPTAADNGKDISCVVAHRTQVKPESFPLKLAVQYAPKVTIVGYDNNWYVGRTNVVLTCQATGNPVPISVLWKTMSGEMPDTVQITGNELKVLKVDDSVNTTFVCEVKNRIGTGRDQVTAMVREPSVNPSNAGVVAGAVIGSLLALLLVAALIAVLVTRSRRQQQGYRANGGSDMKTRIFGGGKKASKNGTGGGAASGGGGGSNNNGPIYVYNESTSHQGLGEKNNHHQPLTMGGRPEVVATTPTAQDILLSNDLDDVERRKFDELEEEERYDHFTGGAPILQLRPPHDQDDIIGDYLDDDMESQRDGSVISRTAVYV; from the exons GAGCGTCAGGTCAGCGGGTGAAGGTGGAGCCAGAGGTGTCGTCGTATCCCGGCCAGACAGTCAACCTGCGCTGCGCCTTCACTGATGCCACAGGGATTCAGCTCACAATG GTCACTTGGATCTACGAGCcgaaggaaggagaaaggatCAACATCGCTGTGTTTCACCCCAACTTTGATCCCAACTACCCCGACTCACCCGTGAAGGGCAGGGTCAGCTTCAAGCCCAGTCCCCCAAACCTGGCCAGTCCCTCCATCCAGATAAGCAATGTTAGGATGACCGATGAGGGGAAGTACATCTGCGAGTATGCTACCTACCCCAGTGGCAACGAGCAAGGCATCACATACCTGGTCATGCTGG CTAAGCCCCAGAACTCGGCCTCCATCGTAACAGTGGAGGCAGGCACTAAGCCGGTCGTCGTGGCACGCTGCGAGTCTCTGGATGGCCGCCCCGCAGCCCAGATCTCCTGGGTGACCACGGCCAATGGCAATGCGACTACAGTGTCTAAGCCGGGTGCCGACAACACCGTGACAGTGAGCAGCGAGTACCGCATGGTTCCCACGGCTGCAGACAACGGGAAAGACATCAGCTGCGTGGTGGCGCACAGGACCCAGGTCAAACCAGAGAGCTTCCCATTGAAGCTAGCTGTTCAGT ACGCCCCTAAGGTGACAATAGTGGGATACGACAATAATTGGTACGTTGGTCGTACAAATGTGGTGCTCACCTGCCAGGCCACTGGAAACCCCGTCCCGATCTCCGTCCTGTGGAAGAC TATGTCGGGAGAGATGCCAGACACGGTGCAGATCACAGGCAACGAGCTGAAGGTGCTTAAGGTGGACGATTCCGTCAACACCACTTTTGTCTGCGAGGTCAAGAACCGCATTGGGACCGGCAGGGACCAGGTCACAGCCATGGTCAGAG AGCCCTCAGTGAACCCATCCAATGCCGGCGTGGTGGCGGGAGCTGTGATTGGCTCCCTGCTGGCCCTCCTTTTGGTCGCCGCTCTCATCGCCGTGCTTGTCACCCGTAGCCGCAGGCAACAGCAGGGTTACCGTGCCAATGGCGGCAGTGACATGAAGACACGCATATTTGGCGGCGGCAAGAAGGCCAGCAAGAATGGCACAGGTGGAGGCGCAgccagcggcggcggcggaggcaGCAACAACAATGGCCCCATCTACGTTTACAACGAGAGCACATCCCACCAGGGCcttggagagaaaaacaaccacCACCAGCCGCTCACCATGGGGGGCCGGCCTGAAGTTGTTGCCACTACACCTACCGCCCAAGATATCCTGCTAAGCAATGACTTAGATGACGTGGAAAGGAGGAAGTTTGATGAgcttgaggaggaggagaggtatGACCACTTCACCGGAGGGGCCCCCATCCTTCAGCTTCGCCCACCGCACGACCAGGACGATATTATTGGAGATTACCTGGATGATGACATGGAGTCCCAGCGGGATGGCTCTGTCATCTCGCGGACTGCTGTCTACgtatag